In Fluviicola taffensis DSM 16823, the following are encoded in one genomic region:
- a CDS encoding site-specific integrase: MKTNLKLSFLFYLNKQRSKDELAPLYIRIYVDGKRAEFSTPHSVPLSMWDSKSSRVKNIYKYAHIINNFLDKAKSDISHLFVVETTKFGFITSKDLRDLYLNKPKKEDAPKHKTILEAFDYHNLKMLEKVKAGQVVAKTHARYIITRNKVEKFIKKQFKTNDKALPEMRLAFVTEFEHYLLTVERIQSNTAHKYIKNLKKIMNMAVGLDWIPSNPFNHFKCSYTNPEREILNQDELNIIMNKKLHTERLEEVRDVFIFCCYTGFAYADVYQFEKEAVMKGLDGNLWLSTARQKTGTKESVPLLPIPLEIIAKYQEHEYCKKYNKLLPVNSNQRYNSYLKEIVDLCGINKKLTSHIARHTFATTVTLANGVPIETVSRMLGHTNIRTTQIYAKVVEQKVSDDMNVLRAKLSPISDKSLTKIS; this comes from the coding sequence ATGAAGACAAATCTTAAGCTCAGTTTTTTGTTCTATCTGAACAAACAAAGGTCGAAAGATGAACTTGCTCCGTTGTATATTCGAATATACGTTGACGGTAAAAGAGCAGAGTTCTCAACCCCTCATTCTGTCCCATTATCAATGTGGGATTCAAAATCTTCTCGCGTAAAAAACATATACAAATACGCGCACATTATCAATAACTTTTTGGACAAAGCAAAAAGCGATATCTCGCATTTGTTCGTTGTGGAAACAACCAAATTCGGCTTCATAACAAGTAAAGATCTCAGAGACCTTTACCTGAACAAACCAAAAAAAGAAGACGCTCCAAAACACAAAACAATCCTCGAAGCTTTCGATTATCACAATCTAAAAATGCTCGAGAAAGTAAAAGCGGGGCAAGTAGTTGCTAAAACGCATGCACGATATATAATCACACGCAACAAAGTCGAAAAATTCATCAAGAAGCAGTTCAAAACAAATGACAAGGCACTTCCAGAGATGCGTCTAGCGTTTGTCACTGAATTTGAGCACTACCTTTTGACCGTCGAGCGCATTCAATCAAATACGGCGCATAAGTACATCAAGAACCTGAAGAAAATCATGAACATGGCCGTTGGTTTAGATTGGATTCCGTCGAACCCATTCAACCATTTCAAATGTTCATACACTAATCCGGAACGCGAGATTTTGAACCAAGATGAATTGAACATCATCATGAATAAGAAACTGCACACAGAACGTTTAGAAGAAGTGCGCGATGTGTTCATTTTCTGCTGTTATACTGGCTTCGCTTATGCAGATGTATACCAATTCGAAAAGGAAGCGGTAATGAAAGGTTTAGATGGCAATTTGTGGTTGTCCACAGCTCGTCAAAAGACTGGAACCAAAGAAAGTGTTCCATTACTTCCCATTCCACTAGAAATAATTGCAAAGTACCAGGAACATGAGTATTGTAAAAAGTATAATAAACTGTTGCCTGTTAATAGCAATCAACGCTACAATTCGTATTTGAAAGAAATCGTGGACCTATGCGGAATCAATAAGAAACTCACTTCCCATATTGCTCGCCATACGTTTGCAACTACTGTCACGCTCGCAAATGGCGTTCCTATTGAAACTGTAAGTCGCATGCTTGGCCATACCAATATTCGAACTACTCAAATCTATGCAAAGGTCGTGGAACAAAAAGTCAGCGACGATATGAATGTTTTGAGAGCAAAACTTTCTCCTATATCAGATAAATCATTAACCAAAATCAGCTAA
- a CDS encoding SymE family type I addiction module toxin: MKSRKIKIQPRFILRKYDKTIVPEILLKGKWLAEMGFKAGQEVKIELNENKLVISCVD, from the coding sequence ATGAAATCACGAAAAATCAAAATACAACCACGTTTTATCCTTCGGAAATATGATAAAACCATCGTTCCAGAAATCTTATTAAAAGGAAAATGGTTAGCAGAAATGGGTTTTAAAGCAGGGCAAGAAGTGAAAATAGAACTCAATGAGAATAAACTGGTCATTAGCTGTGTTGATTAA
- a CDS encoding helix-turn-helix domain-containing protein: protein MAAQIVTVEDLEQFKSDLIFEFKTIIENQLNIGPQKNEEPKKNWLKSHQVQRLLSISPGTLQTLRLNGTLPFTKIGGVLFYDEADINRLFEDNMRNKF from the coding sequence ATGGCAGCACAAATTGTAACTGTTGAGGATCTGGAGCAATTCAAATCAGACCTCATCTTCGAATTTAAAACCATCATTGAGAACCAACTCAATATCGGACCACAGAAAAATGAAGAGCCAAAAAAGAACTGGCTGAAATCGCATCAGGTTCAACGCTTGCTCAGCATTTCTCCTGGTACTCTTCAAACACTTCGTTTGAACGGCACACTTCCGTTTACAAAAATTGGCGGTGTCCTTTTCTACGATGAAGCAGACATCAACCGCCTGTTTGAAGACAACATGCGAAACAAATTCTAA
- a CDS encoding N-acetylmuramoyl-L-alanine amidase has translation MKIIQLPLLESRYFRTAYTKKQIVLHGSNSDSSPKDTVSFWHTNPTKFGSPFIIDRDGTIYQTFESHYWIHHIGIKGKDFTSLDQHSIGITLSCLGPLKNIDGLFYSMTNSLVDVSEIIDYGQEFRGSRYFHRYTDEQLQSLNQLLQKLCATYQIPKQIATEQWDISLAALDGKPGIFSSVNFRKDRSDCHPQPELIQMLLSL, from the coding sequence ATGAAAATTATTCAACTTCCGTTGCTGGAATCACGTTATTTCCGAACGGCATACACCAAAAAGCAAATTGTGTTACACGGTTCAAACAGTGATTCGTCTCCAAAGGATACTGTTTCCTTTTGGCACACCAATCCAACAAAATTTGGCTCGCCTTTTATCATTGATCGCGATGGCACCATTTACCAAACATTCGAATCTCATTATTGGATCCATCACATTGGTATCAAAGGCAAAGATTTTACTTCGCTCGACCAACATTCTATTGGCATTACACTTTCCTGTTTAGGGCCATTAAAAAACATAGATGGTCTATTTTACTCTATGACAAATTCATTAGTTGATGTTTCGGAAATAATCGATTACGGTCAAGAATTTAGAGGTTCTCGTTATTTCCATCGCTACACAGACGAGCAGCTTCAAAGTCTTAATCAGTTGCTTCAAAAACTTTGCGCAACTTATCAGATTCCCAAACAAATTGCCACAGAGCAATGGGATATTTCTCTTGCTGCATTAGATGGTAAGCCAGGCATTTTTTCATCAGTCAATTTCCGTAAAGACCGGAGTGATTGTCATCCACAACCCGAACTCATTCAAATGCTTCTTTCGCTTTAA
- a CDS encoding ATPase yields the protein MLEKCFTIENNIRQFDFKTCIAYINHAGKQKYGSNFRLHAEDKEIIYKLIIYAIRAEDNCIEHGIDLNKGILLIGPVGCGKTSLMNLLKLFVFPEFDYPVVSTRNVTSEFHADGFQVIHKYGKSRKVYCFDDLGIENNIKQFGNETNSMAEILLHRYDLHVNLGIVTHGTTNLNANELEKLYGNRVRSRLRSMFNLISFVESSLDKRK from the coding sequence ATGCTCGAAAAATGCTTCACTATCGAAAACAACATCCGTCAGTTTGATTTCAAAACATGCATTGCCTATATCAATCATGCAGGAAAGCAAAAATACGGCTCCAACTTCCGTCTCCATGCTGAAGACAAAGAAATCATCTACAAGCTCATCATCTACGCCATTCGTGCAGAAGATAATTGCATTGAACATGGAATAGACCTGAACAAGGGAATACTTCTAATTGGTCCAGTCGGTTGTGGTAAAACCTCCTTAATGAACCTCTTAAAGCTCTTTGTTTTCCCTGAATTTGATTATCCAGTTGTCTCTACAAGAAACGTTACTTCAGAATTCCATGCAGACGGTTTCCAAGTAATCCACAAATACGGAAAATCCAGAAAAGTCTACTGCTTTGATGATCTAGGAATAGAAAACAACATCAAGCAATTCGGCAACGAAACCAACTCCATGGCAGAGATACTTTTGCACAGATATGATTTACACGTAAATCTTGGAATTGTAACCCATGGAACTACAAATTTGAATGCGAATGAATTGGAGAAATTGTATGGGAATCGGGTTCGCTCGCGGTTGCGGAGTATGTTTAATCTCATATCATTTGTGGAGTCCAGTTTGGATAAAAGGAAGTGA
- a CDS encoding helix-turn-helix domain-containing protein, translating into MNRIKEVLEEKGIKQVWLAEQLGKSYNIVNGYASNRTQPSLEVLYRIAEILNVEPKELLKDKK; encoded by the coding sequence ATGAATCGCATTAAAGAAGTTCTTGAAGAAAAAGGCATTAAACAAGTATGGTTAGCTGAGCAATTGGGCAAAAGCTACAATATTGTTAACGGGTATGCTTCAAATAGAACCCAACCAAGTTTGGAGGTGCTATATAGAATTGCAGAGATTCTAAATGTAGAACCAAAAGAATTATTAAAAGACAAAAAATGA
- a CDS encoding type I restriction-modification system subunit M, producing MTSIAQRAELQAKIWKIANEVRGSVDGWDFKHFVLGALFYRFISENFTKYIEGGDDGVDYPNLSDDVITPEIKDDAIKTKGYFIYPSQLFVNVAKTANTNPNLNTDLKAIFVSIESSAFGYPSEEDIKGLFADFDTTSSRLGNTVENKNSRLASVLKGVEQLNFGNFEDSEIELFGDAYEFLIGNYAANAGKSGGEFFTPVHVSKLIAQLAMHKQEKVNKIYDPAAGSGSLLLQAKKHFDNHVIEEGFFGQEINHTTYNLARMNMFLHNVNYDKFNIALGNTLIDPHFGDDKPFDAIVSNPPYSVNWIGDGDPTLINDDRFAPAGVLAPKSKADFAFVLHALSYLSSKGRAAIVCFPGIFYRGGAEQKIRKYLVDNNFVETVIALAPNLFYGTSISVTILVLSKHKTDTKTQFIDVSGEDFFKKVTNNNVMTDTHIEKVMELFDSKEDVPYEAISIDNTKIAENEYNLSVSSYVEAKDNREQINILDLNKEVKKTVEKINALRADIDAIIKEIEA from the coding sequence ATGACAAGCATTGCGCAAAGAGCTGAATTACAAGCTAAAATATGGAAAATAGCCAACGAAGTACGTGGCTCTGTGGATGGATGGGATTTCAAACACTTTGTGTTGGGTGCGCTTTTCTATCGATTTATTAGTGAAAATTTCACGAAATACATTGAAGGTGGTGATGATGGTGTGGACTACCCAAACCTATCTGATGATGTAATTACACCAGAAATAAAAGATGATGCGATTAAAACGAAAGGATATTTCATTTATCCTAGCCAGCTTTTTGTAAATGTTGCGAAAACCGCAAACACCAATCCAAACCTCAATACAGATTTAAAAGCCATTTTTGTATCGATAGAAAGTTCTGCGTTTGGATATCCGTCGGAAGAAGATATAAAAGGTTTATTTGCAGATTTTGACACAACTAGTTCCCGACTAGGCAATACCGTTGAAAATAAAAACAGCCGTTTAGCTTCCGTTTTGAAAGGTGTAGAGCAACTAAATTTCGGCAATTTTGAAGACAGCGAAATAGAACTTTTTGGCGATGCCTATGAATTTCTCATTGGTAATTATGCAGCTAATGCAGGTAAATCGGGCGGTGAGTTTTTTACACCTGTGCACGTATCTAAGCTCATTGCGCAATTGGCAATGCACAAACAAGAAAAAGTAAACAAAATTTATGATCCTGCAGCAGGTTCTGGCTCTTTACTGCTTCAAGCAAAAAAACACTTTGATAATCATGTCATTGAAGAAGGCTTTTTTGGACAAGAAATAAACCATACGACTTATAACTTGGCCCGTATGAATATGTTTTTGCATAACGTGAATTACGACAAGTTTAATATTGCACTTGGCAACACCCTTATAGATCCACATTTTGGCGACGATAAACCGTTTGATGCCATTGTTTCAAATCCTCCTTACTCTGTAAACTGGATTGGTGATGGAGACCCTACATTGATTAACGATGACCGTTTTGCACCTGCAGGTGTACTAGCACCTAAATCAAAAGCAGATTTTGCATTTGTACTTCATGCACTAAGTTACCTTTCCAGTAAAGGAAGGGCAGCCATAGTTTGTTTTCCTGGTATTTTTTACCGTGGTGGTGCCGAACAAAAGATTAGAAAATACTTGGTTGATAATAATTTTGTAGAAACTGTTATCGCTTTAGCTCCAAACTTGTTTTATGGCACTTCTATTTCCGTAACTATTCTAGTGCTTTCAAAACATAAAACGGATACCAAAACACAGTTTATTGATGTGAGTGGTGAAGATTTCTTTAAGAAGGTAACGAATAACAATGTGATGACTGATACACACATTGAGAAAGTTATGGAGCTATTTGATAGCAAAGAAGATGTCCCATATGAAGCAATATCTATAGACAATACCAAAATTGCTGAAAACGAGTATAATCTTTCTGTTAGTTCTTATGTGGAAGCCAAAGACAATAGAGAGCAGATTAACATCCTTGATTTGAACAAGGAGGTAAAAAAAACAGTAGAAAAGATAAATGCGTTACGTGCTGATATTGATGCAATTATAAAAGAAATTGAAGCATGA
- a CDS encoding restriction endonuclease subunit S, with protein MSELGKLLEGVEVEWKTLRDTCEIKTGKGITKNDSSDSAPYPIISGGKEPMGYFEKFNRRENSVTISRVGANAGYVSFIVSKFYLNDKCFSVLPIENYKSKIDNKFLFYVLKTNEKSITELQSEGGVPTINTTKVGGIQIPIPPLEIQQKIVAILDVFTELTAELTAELTAELTARKQQYNYYRVQLFRFDEIEVELKSLGWVGDVRMCKRILKEQTTEIGVIPFYKIGTFGKEPNAYISKELFDEYRSKYNYPKVGEVLISASGTIGRAVIFDGHDAYFQDSNIVWIENNESKVLNKYLFYFYQIVKWEIADGGTIQRLYNDNLKKTKIPIPYPNDPKKSLKEQERIVSILDKFDTLTDSISEGLPKEIELRKKQYEYYRDLLLSFPKEN; from the coding sequence ATGAGTGAATTAGGAAAATTATTGGAAGGTGTAGAAGTTGAATGGAAAACACTACGGGATACTTGTGAAATTAAAACAGGGAAAGGTATAACCAAAAATGACAGTTCCGACTCTGCACCATATCCGATCATTAGTGGAGGAAAGGAACCAATGGGATACTTTGAAAAATTCAATAGAAGAGAAAATTCTGTTACGATTTCACGAGTTGGAGCTAATGCAGGTTATGTTAGCTTCATAGTAAGTAAATTCTACTTAAACGACAAATGTTTCTCAGTTCTACCTATTGAAAATTATAAGTCTAAAATTGACAACAAGTTTTTGTTTTATGTCCTTAAAACAAACGAGAAGAGCATAACAGAATTACAAAGCGAAGGGGGAGTCCCAACAATAAATACTACTAAAGTTGGAGGTATTCAAATCCCCATCCCACCCCTCGAAATTCAACAAAAGATAGTTGCCATTCTTGATGTCTTTACAGAACTTACAGCAGAACTTACAGCAGAACTTACAGCAGAACTTACAGCGCGTAAACAGCAGTATAATTATTATCGGGTGCAATTGTTTCGTTTTGATGAAATAGAAGTGGAATTGAAGAGTTTGGGTTGGGTTGGAGATGTTCGCATGTGCAAACGTATTCTAAAGGAACAAACCACAGAAATAGGGGTTATTCCGTTTTATAAAATAGGCACTTTTGGGAAAGAACCTAATGCCTATATTTCCAAGGAATTATTTGACGAATATCGGTCAAAATATAATTATCCAAAAGTTGGAGAAGTCCTAATTTCTGCAAGTGGAACAATTGGTAGAGCTGTCATTTTCGATGGTCATGATGCATATTTTCAGGATAGTAATATTGTTTGGATTGAAAACAACGAAAGCAAAGTATTAAACAAATACCTATTTTATTTTTACCAAATTGTAAAGTGGGAAATTGCAGATGGAGGAACAATTCAGAGACTTTACAATGACAATCTAAAGAAAACAAAAATCCCAATTCCTTATCCAAATGATCCAAAAAAATCTCTCAAAGAACAAGAACGAATTGTATCCATTTTAGACAAGTTTGACACACTTACCGATTCAATAAGCGAAGGCTTACCCAAAGAAATAGAATTGCGTAAAAAGCAATATGAATATTACCGGGATTTACTTCTATCCTTTCCAAAAGAAAATTAA
- a CDS encoding AAA family ATPase — MGQTLTEIAKTLELANKKVQLIYAFNGTGKTRLSRKFRLEVAPKDVEDEENTGIKVLYYNAFTEDLFYWDNDLNSDTNRKLIIRPNNFTGFALKYLKDQGLDNNIITNFQHYSNASITPVFNEEYTTQDEHRNDIIIKAYSEVTFSLASGDDQGLPNIKISKAEESNFIWCVFYSLLEEAIETLNETDETNRATNEFNNLEYVFIDDPVSSLDDNHLIELAVSLSGLIKNSSSELKFIITTHNPLFYNVISNELNNNIPNPLYIIGEQNIGVKKWIYHSDNSIKYRFVKFSDGNFSLEQLGRKTPFSYHLQLLREIQKAKNNPILIKKFHFNFIRNVLEKTATFLGYSNWEKLLPIVNGEPDPFANRILNLSSHSAHAGDEIGEVQENDIDKLIELVNYLESNYKFSELIEQNETV; from the coding sequence ATGGGACAGACATTAACTGAAATAGCAAAAACACTGGAACTTGCAAATAAAAAGGTACAGTTGATTTATGCATTCAATGGAACTGGTAAAACACGCTTATCAAGAAAGTTCAGGCTTGAGGTTGCTCCAAAAGATGTGGAAGATGAAGAAAATACAGGAATTAAAGTCCTGTATTACAATGCCTTTACTGAGGACCTTTTTTATTGGGATAATGATCTAAATTCAGACACTAATCGAAAGTTAATCATAAGACCTAACAACTTTACGGGATTTGCATTAAAATATTTAAAAGACCAAGGTTTAGATAATAATATTATTACCAATTTTCAGCATTATTCTAATGCTTCAATAACCCCGGTTTTTAATGAAGAATATACTACTCAAGATGAGCATAGGAATGATATTATCATTAAGGCATATTCAGAGGTGACATTTTCATTGGCAAGTGGTGACGACCAAGGTTTGCCTAATATTAAAATTTCTAAAGCAGAAGAAAGTAATTTTATTTGGTGTGTTTTTTATAGTTTATTAGAAGAGGCAATTGAGACACTAAACGAGACCGATGAAACTAATCGTGCAACAAATGAATTTAATAATTTAGAATATGTTTTCATAGATGACCCAGTGAGTTCATTGGATGATAATCATCTCATTGAATTAGCAGTTAGTCTTTCTGGATTAATAAAAAATAGTAGTTCAGAACTTAAATTTATAATAACAACACACAACCCGTTGTTTTATAATGTTATTTCAAACGAACTCAATAATAACATACCAAATCCTTTGTATATAATAGGTGAACAAAATATTGGTGTAAAAAAATGGATATATCACTCTGACAATTCTATAAAGTATCGTTTTGTTAAATTTTCGGATGGTAATTTTAGCCTCGAACAACTTGGCAGAAAAACTCCTTTTTCATATCATTTACAACTTCTTAGGGAAATTCAAAAAGCTAAAAACAATCCTATCCTAATAAAAAAATTTCATTTTAATTTTATTAGAAATGTTTTGGAGAAAACTGCTACTTTTTTGGGGTATTCTAATTGGGAAAAATTATTACCAATTGTAAATGGAGAACCAGACCCTTTTGCAAATCGTATTTTAAACCTTTCAAGTCATTCTGCTCATGCAGGTGATGAAATTGGAGAAGTTCAAGAAAACGATATAGATAAGCTAATTGAATTAGTAAATTATTTAGAGAGTAATTATAAATTCTCTGAATTAATAGAACAAAATGAAACAGTATAA
- a CDS encoding type I restriction endonuclease subunit R has translation MKQYKTIAESNNFIVLDQYIKFSAWNEAPAVYQTESALEKEFLQDLINQGYDNPTNLNTIEAMLANARIQLQTLNDMEFTDSEWIRYVEEYLDKPSDNLVEKTRKIHDNYIYDFVFDDGHIQNIYLVDKKNVACNKVQVISQFGQKGTHANRYDVTILVNGLPLVQVELKKRGVAIREAFNQVHRYTKESLNSTNSLFKYVQIFVISNGTDSRYFANTVERNKNSFDFTMNWAKSDNALIKDLKDFTATFFQKQTLLQVLLTYSVFDTSDTLLTMRPYQIAATERILWKINSSFQSKNWSKTEGGGYIWHTTGSGKTLTSFKAARLATQLDFIDKVFFVVDRKDLDFQTMKEYQRFSPDSVNGSDSTAGLKSNIEKEDNKIIVTTIQKLNNLMKTESDLAIYQKQVVFIFDEAHRSQFGEAQKNLNKKFKKFYQFGFTGTPIFPVNALGAETTASVFGTELHSYVITDAIRDEKVLKFKVDYNDVRPHFKSIETEIDEKKLSAAENKKAFLHPARISEISQYILQNFRIKTHRNQGSNKGFNAMFAVSSVDAAKCYYEEINRLQKESDKPLKIATIFSFAANEEQNAIGEIVDESFEPNALDSSSKEFLTEAINDYNKMFKTSFGVESKEFQNYYRDLAKRVKSKEVDLIIVVGMFLTGFDAPTLNTLFVDKNLRYHGLMQAFSRTNRIYDATKTFGNIITFRDLENATVEAITLFGDKNTKNVVLEKSFKEYLEGFTDSTTGDARRGYIEVVNELNEKFPNPDEIETEKSKKEFSKLFGEYLRVENILQNYDEFSNLKAFQAIDKNDPEAIETFKETHFLSDDDIVVLQEIELLPERTVQDYRSTYNDIRDWLRREKGGKEAEESKIDWDDVVFEIDLLKSQEINLDYILELIFEQNKKNKDKASLIEEIRRVVRASIGNRAKEGLVVDFINETDLETIQDKANVLDLFYAYAQEKLKIEASELIEEENLNEEEAIRYISASLKRKYTSENGTELNAILPKMSPLNPQYLTKKQNVFKKISLFIEKYKEIDEKI, from the coding sequence ATGAAACAGTATAAAACCATCGCAGAATCAAACAATTTTATTGTTCTTGATCAATACATCAAATTTTCAGCTTGGAATGAAGCTCCTGCAGTTTACCAAACAGAATCAGCGCTAGAAAAGGAATTTTTACAGGACCTAATCAATCAAGGGTATGACAACCCTACCAATCTCAACACGATTGAAGCTATGCTTGCAAATGCCAGAATTCAGCTTCAAACACTGAACGATATGGAGTTCACTGATAGTGAATGGATTAGGTACGTAGAAGAGTATTTGGACAAACCAAGTGATAACTTGGTTGAAAAGACACGGAAAATCCATGACAATTATATATACGATTTTGTTTTTGATGATGGACATATCCAAAATATCTACTTAGTCGATAAAAAGAATGTCGCTTGCAATAAAGTTCAGGTAATCTCACAATTTGGGCAAAAAGGAACACATGCAAATCGCTATGATGTTACAATTTTAGTCAATGGCTTGCCCTTAGTACAAGTAGAGTTAAAAAAGCGAGGGGTTGCTATACGTGAAGCTTTTAATCAAGTACATCGCTATACCAAAGAGAGTCTGAATAGCACTAATTCTCTTTTCAAATACGTACAGATTTTTGTTATCTCCAATGGCACCGACAGCCGTTATTTTGCTAATACAGTTGAGCGAAATAAAAACAGCTTTGACTTTACGATGAATTGGGCGAAGTCTGACAATGCTTTAATTAAGGACCTTAAGGATTTTACTGCAACATTTTTTCAGAAACAGACGCTTTTACAAGTACTATTAACCTATTCCGTTTTTGATACTAGCGATACACTGCTGACCATGAGACCTTATCAAATTGCTGCAACCGAAAGAATCTTATGGAAAATCAATAGTTCATTTCAATCTAAAAATTGGTCTAAGACCGAAGGCGGTGGTTATATCTGGCATACTACAGGTTCAGGAAAAACCCTTACCAGCTTTAAAGCGGCAAGATTAGCAACCCAACTGGATTTTATCGATAAAGTATTCTTCGTAGTCGATCGTAAAGATTTGGACTTTCAAACAATGAAAGAATACCAAAGGTTCTCTCCGGATAGCGTTAATGGATCAGATAGCACAGCAGGATTAAAAAGTAATATCGAAAAAGAAGACAATAAGATTATTGTCACAACCATTCAGAAGCTAAACAACCTGATGAAAACGGAGAGTGATTTAGCCATTTACCAAAAGCAAGTAGTGTTCATCTTTGATGAAGCGCATCGCTCTCAATTTGGTGAAGCTCAAAAGAACCTGAACAAAAAGTTTAAAAAATTCTATCAATTTGGTTTTACGGGCACTCCAATATTTCCTGTAAATGCTTTAGGTGCAGAGACAACTGCAAGTGTCTTTGGTACTGAATTACACTCTTATGTAATTACGGATGCGATTAGGGATGAGAAGGTATTGAAATTCAAAGTAGATTATAACGATGTACGCCCTCATTTTAAAAGTATAGAAACAGAAATTGATGAGAAAAAACTGAGTGCTGCAGAAAATAAAAAGGCCTTCTTGCATCCCGCTCGTATAAGTGAGATTTCTCAATACATTTTACAAAACTTCAGGATAAAAACCCATAGAAATCAAGGAAGCAACAAGGGCTTTAATGCTATGTTTGCAGTAAGTAGTGTTGATGCTGCCAAATGCTATTATGAAGAAATAAACCGTTTACAAAAAGAGAGTGATAAGCCGCTAAAAATAGCAACCATATTCTCATTCGCAGCAAATGAAGAACAAAATGCCATTGGTGAAATTGTCGACGAGTCTTTTGAGCCAAATGCGTTGGACAGCAGTTCCAAAGAGTTTTTAACTGAAGCCATCAATGACTACAACAAAATGTTTAAAACCAGTTTTGGTGTCGAAAGTAAAGAGTTTCAAAACTACTATCGTGACCTTGCCAAACGGGTAAAGAGTAAAGAAGTTGATCTAATCATAGTTGTTGGTATGTTTCTTACTGGTTTTGATGCACCAACTTTGAATACCTTATTTGTAGACAAGAACCTGCGTTATCATGGCTTAATGCAAGCTTTTTCTCGTACCAACCGAATTTATGATGCTACAAAAACTTTTGGAAACATTATTACATTCAGAGATTTAGAAAATGCCACAGTTGAGGCAATCACCCTATTTGGTGACAAAAACACCAAGAATGTAGTACTTGAAAAGAGTTTCAAAGAATACTTAGAAGGATTTACAGATAGTACCACAGGCGATGCACGCAGAGGATATATAGAGGTCGTAAATGAACTGAATGAAAAGTTCCCGAATCCAGATGAAATTGAAACAGAAAAAAGTAAAAAAGAATTTTCAAAACTCTTTGGAGAGTACTTGCGAGTTGAAAACATCCTTCAGAATTACGATGAATTTAGCAATCTCAAAGCATTTCAGGCAATAGACAAAAACGATCCAGAAGCTATTGAAACGTTTAAAGAAACTCACTTTTTATCAGACGATGACATTGTAGTATTGCAAGAAATCGAATTACTTCCAGAAAGAACCGTACAAGATTATAGGTCAACCTACAATGATATTCGTGATTGGTTAAGAAGAGAGAAAGGTGGAAAGGAAGCAGAAGAATCAAAAATTGATTGGGATGATGTGGTTTTTGAAATAGACCTACTTAAATCGCAAGAAATAAACCTTGATTATATCCTTGAATTAATTTTCGAGCAAAACAAAAAGAACAAAGACAAAGCCTCTTTAATAGAAGAAATTCGTAGAGTTGTTCGTGCCAGTATAGGAAATAGAGCAAAAGAAGGCCTAGTTGTTGATTTCATTAATGAAACAGACCTCGAAACAATTCAAGACAAAGCAAATGTTTTAGATTTATTCTATGCATACGCTCAGGAGAAATTAAAGATAGAGGCTTCAGAACTGATTGAAGAGGAAAACTTAAATGAGGAAGAAGCAATACGATACATATCAGCTTCTCTAAAACGCAAATACACAAGTGAAAATGGAACCGAGTTGAATGCAATTTTGCCTAAAATGAGTCCATTGAACCCACAGTATTTGACAAAAAAGCAGAATGTATTTAAAAAGATTTCCTTGTTTATCGAGAAGTATAAAGAAATAGATGAAAAAATTTAA